The DNA sequence GCGCACACACCCGGCACGGTTGTTCTGTTCAGAAGCAGCGCGAAAGGCGACGCAAACGTTTCTGACTCTTTTGGCACCTATGCTCGAGCTGCTACCCATAAACTGATTCAAATGGATTCCCATTTTCTTGTAGTCCGAGAAGTCCCTCTCCATCCTGTCGCATCACAAACGCAATAACCAATTTAACCCCATTAAAATAATCAGAACAAAACAAATGTTAGAATTCAAATACCTTTTACCAAAACCCGTTCGAGCAAAACAAAATGTTGCTTGTGTAAGTGTGTGTGGGTGCGTGCGTGTGTAAGATATAGAAGGGACTCACAGCAGTCCTCTGAGGTTTCTTAAGAGCTTCTCAGACTCATGGAAATAGATGTTAACAACCTCACAGACAAAGTTCGGAGAGGTCTCATCTTGAAGCTGCTGAAGCTGCAAGAATTGCTCATCCAGCACACCCTGCAAAA is a window from the Juglans regia cultivar Chandler chromosome 7, Walnut 2.0, whole genome shotgun sequence genome containing:
- the LOC108987458 gene encoding pseudo histidine-containing phosphotransfer protein 6-like — translated: MLGLGADRLRADMNRLLALLFHQGVLDEQFLQLQQLQDETSPNFVCEVVNIYFHESEKLLRNLRGLLMERDFSDYKKMGIHLNQFMGSSSSIGAKRVRNVCVAFRAASEQNNRAGCLRALELLENEYCYLKNKLHELFQIEQQRVLAAGARYPMQN